From the Pangasianodon hypophthalmus isolate fPanHyp1 chromosome 17, fPanHyp1.pri, whole genome shotgun sequence genome, one window contains:
- the gltpb gene encoding glycolipid transfer protein, translating into MSLLLDNQFSELPDTSEIATKSFLDSVSHLPSFFDCLGSKVFSPIKADINGNITKIRAVYDSDPVKYETLQKILEAEKGMYGSEWPKAGATLALMWLKRGLRFIQILLQSLADGERDENNPNHIRVNITKAYEQALKRYHGWIVQKIFKAALLAAPYRSDFLKALSKGQAVAEEDCLANIWQFLVNFTTTVDAIYEMYRVMNAELDYTV; encoded by the exons ATGTCTCTCTTATTAGATAATCAGTTCTCCGAGCTGCCTGATACCAGTGAAATTGCTACAAAGTCGTTTTTGGACTCGGTATCCCATCTTCCGTCTTTCTTCG aCTGTCTCGGTTCCAAAGTTTTTTCTCCCATCAAAGCCGACATAAATGGTAACATCACA AAAATCAGAGCTGTATATGACTCCGATCCAGTGAAGTACGAGACGCTTCAGAAGATCCTGGAAGCTGAGAAGGGCATGTACGGGTCCGAATGGCCAAAAGCAGGGGCCACGTTAGCGCTCATGTGGTTAAAAAG AGGCCTGCGCTTCATTCAGATCCTGCTGCAGAGTTTGGCAGATGGCGAGCGAGATGAGAACAATCCCAACCACATCCGTGTCAATATCACTAAAGCCTACGAACAGGCGCTGAAGAGATACCATGGCTGGATAGTACAGAAGATTTTCAAG GCTGCACTTCTGGCTGCGCCATACAGGTCAGACTTCCTGAAGGCTCTATCTAAAGGTCAGGCGGTGGCGGAAGAAGACTGCCTGGCGAACATTTGGCAGTTCTTGGTGAACTTTACCACCACTGTGGACGCCATTTATGAGATGTACAGAGTGATGAATGCTGAGCTGGACTACACGGTGTGA